The following proteins are co-located in the Desulfurella sp. genome:
- a CDS encoding hydroxymethylglutaryl-CoA lyase — translation MVIEEVGLREGLQSNSKLLSIVEKSNIVEKLIEAGIKRIELGSFVNPRKVPQMEGIEELFKIFNNTKEVEFSALALNLKGVYRAIDSGVKILNVSISASNSHQKENTGKTIPESLDELLTMIETGYKNNISIYAGIQAVFGCYIEGQIPLERVQKIAKILIDTNKIDGLRLSDTAGFATPGQIIEVIDKINSIASNIPIILHLHDTFGMGLVNILAAINKGVYFFDSSIAGVGGCPFMKNAPGNISTEDLVFMLQSLGYLKEINFRKLCACANHISTIYQQQFSGRICNYIKILNQLNLYEA, via the coding sequence GTGGTCATTGAGGAAGTAGGTTTAAGAGAAGGCTTACAAAGCAATAGCAAATTACTTTCTATAGTAGAAAAAAGTAATATTGTGGAAAAATTAATAGAAGCGGGTATAAAAAGAATAGAGTTGGGGTCTTTTGTTAATCCTAGGAAGGTGCCTCAAATGGAAGGAATAGAAGAGTTATTTAAAATATTTAATAATACAAAAGAGGTAGAATTTTCTGCTCTTGCATTAAATTTAAAAGGTGTATATCGTGCAATAGATTCGGGGGTTAAGATTTTAAACGTTTCTATTTCTGCAAGCAACTCTCATCAAAAAGAAAATACTGGTAAAACTATCCCAGAGTCACTAGACGAGCTTTTAACTATGATTGAGACTGGTTATAAAAATAACATATCAATATATGCTGGTATACAAGCAGTGTTTGGTTGTTATATAGAAGGCCAAATACCTTTAGAAAGAGTACAAAAAATAGCCAAAATTCTCATAGACACAAATAAAATTGATGGACTAAGATTGTCTGATACAGCAGGTTTTGCTACACCTGGCCAAATAATTGAAGTTATAGATAAAATCAATTCAATTGCATCAAATATACCAATAATACTTCATTTACATGATACCTTTGGTATGGGATTAGTAAATATATTAGCCGCAATCAATAAAGGAGTATACTTTTTTGATAGTTCTATAGCTGGAGTAGGAGGTTGTCCATTCATGAAAAATGCACCGGGTAATATTTCAACAGAAGATTTGGTATTTATGTTACAATCTCTTGGATATCTCAAAGAAATTAACTTTAGAAAGTTATGTGCATGTGCAAATCATATATCAACAATTTACCAACAGCAATTTTCTGGAAGAATATGTAATTATATAAAAATTCTAAATCAATTAAATTTATATGAGGCATAA